CCGATGTTCACGTTGAGCGAAGTGCAGAACACGCGGCGCGCGTTGACCTCTGTGATTCTTCTGAATGCGGGCCTGCTTGGAAGCTTTGTGTCCGTCCTCACATCCAGCCCCGCAAAATTCGGGTTCGCACTGCTGATTGTGTCGGCCCTGGCGCTTTACGGAGTCGAACTGAGTGCGATTTTACGCGCGCGGAAACGCGGTCCGATCGATTGGGGAGTTCGTTACTTTGTCACGGCAGTGGTTCTCCTTGCGCCGCTGTCGATCGTCGGAGTTGTTCTTGCGTGGCCGAAGTTGCCGCTCAACGCATTGACGGGCCAATTGGAAAACGTTTATGGCTTCCTGGGGTTAATCGGAGTGGTGACGTTTGCGATCGCCGGCATGCTCTACAAAATTGTTCCCTTCCTCGTCTGGTTCGGCACCTACAGCCGTCACATTGGAAAGGCAAAGGTTCCTGCGCTGGGTGATCTCTATTCAACCCGGCTGCAGGCCGCCGGCTACGGTCTATTTCTTTCCGGCGTGTTGCTCACGTGCGTTGCAACGTTGCTCGAGCATGCATCGTGCGTTCGGCTTGGATCCGCTTTGATTGGAGGCGCGGTCCTCACACTGATCCTCAATTTCCTCGCCATGCTGCGGCACTTCCTGAGACCGCAACTCACGCCGCTCCGCATCACCACTGTCGTAAAACCCTCATGAACACCATTGAAGTCAACGCCGACGTGATCCTCGAGAATCTCCGACAGGTCATCGATCCTGAGATCAACTGCAACATCGTGGATCTCGGCCTGGTCTATAGCGTCGCGATGAGCGATGGCGTCGTCACGGTGGTGATGACGCTGACGACACCCGGATGCCCAATGCACGAAACGATTTGTTGGGGCGTGAAAAACGTCCTGATGAGCCTGCCAGGCGTGCTCGATGTGGAGGTCGAACTCGTATGGGATCCGCCATGGCATCCATCGATGATGACTCCCGCCGGCCGCCAGGCGACTGGCGCTTCTAATTTTTAACTCACACTAAAAAATCATGAAAAACACTACATCAATTGCTCCAGCACTTGGCGCCGATCGCGTGCTCGACGTTCGGGCAATCCCGTGTTCGATCAAGCATGGCCTGATCCTGCAGACCTTTCGCGACCTGGCTGTCGGCGAATATTTCATCCTGGTGAACGGCCATGACCCTGTGCCGCTTTACTATCAGTTCTCAGCCGAATGGCCGGGAACGTTCAAGTGGCAGCATCTCCTCAAACTGGCCGAAGAGGTTCACGTGAAAATCACGAAGACAGCCGCACTGGCCGGCGTCGGCGAGAATCTCAAATCGTGCCCGTCCGCAACCCCCTGAGCCTGATCCGCAGCAATCCGCGCGTCCCTAGACTGACGCAAACGCGCGACGTTGCTGGACGGCTTTCGCAATGGCGAGCGCAGCGGCTTTGCCAGTCTCTGCGCCGCCATTCATGAATCCCTGGTAATCGTAGCTGCAGTGTTCGCCCGCAAAGAACAGGTTGCCAACGGCGCGCCCCTCTGAGTTGCCAAGGGTTGTCCATTGGCCGGGACGATAACACGCATAGCTGGCCCGGGTGAATGGATGCGTAGGCCAATGGAAACGCTCAACGCGTCCGTTGAACTGGGCGGCGACGCCAGGGAACACTTTGTCGAGCGATGGTAGCATTCGCTTTGCCTGGTCGACCGCAGTGCCGCGCCCCAATTCATCCGTCGCCTTGCCGCCTGAATAGCAACTGAGGCTTCCCACAGTTCCCGGCTGCCTGCGCGAACTGTCCCACGCGAGTTGGAATGGTTCGTCTGAAAAGACATTTCCCGATTCCCCGCGCGTGCGCCATACGCGAGAGTTCGTGCCCATCATCAACTTCGCGTTCATGCCATAACCCAATTCATGAATGGCGCGACGCTTCCATTCAGGAAGTTCCACCTTCAATTCCACCTGCCGCAGCATCGTAAACGGCAGTGTCAGCAGGACGATGTCGGCATCGACCTCGCGTGTTGTGCCATCCTGGTCGAAGACGAGGCGATAGCCGCCGCCGCGCGATTCCACTGCGACCAGCCGCTGTTCCAGCTGAATGCGGTCCTGCACCCGGCGCGCGAGTTCATCCACAATCCTCTGGTTCCCGCCGATGACCTTGAACCGTTCATCGCTGTCGCCAAATAGTTCCACACGCCCGGCTGAAAGGTCGGTTGAAATCATGAAGATCATGTTCAACGCAGATTGCTCGTTCGCCTCCAGTCCGTATTCGGTGACAAACGCGACGTCCAACAACTGCCGCAACCATCCGCGTGCGCCAATGCGGTCGAAATAATCGGCGAGGGACGTGCGATCCAATTCGCGCGCGCCGCCTTCATGCTCGAAGTCCACAACATCCTCCATACGGTCGAAATCCTCCGCAATGAGCGTTGCAACTGGGCGGAAAGCCTCAACGACCTGCGCCGCGGTGTAGTGTGTGTTGCCGAAATAAAATGCCTCGGCATTCAGCGATTCTTCGCCGCGTCCCTGGACATCGAGCCATTTGAGGTCGAATTCCCGCGCAAGCGCGAACATCTCGGCGTGGTTGGAATCCACAAACTCGCCGCCGAGTTCAGTTGTGATCCCGGGATTCAGCAATCCTGTCGCGCTGTACATCCGTCCGCCCGTGCGGCGGCTCGCTTCGTAGATATCCGCGGCGAGGCCGCGTTTTCGGAGTTTGTAGGCAGCGTTCAACCCGGCAATGCCGCCGCCAACGATGGCGATCCTTGGTGTGTTGTGCCGCGGGTTTGGAGTGGAACAGCCGGTCAACCATGATCCCGATCCGACGGCTGCCGCAGCGAGAGCGCTTGTCTTAAGAAAATTGCGGCGGCTGACTGCGGGGCGAATTGGCATTTCGATCAGTTCCGACGCTGCGGGACTATTCCGCCGGTTGGCGAGTCGTGCGACACCAAAGAGCTGTTGAAGCGAACGGAAGAGAGGAGTGCGTGCGTTGTTGTTGCGGGTCATGCGGTTCGATCTAGCAACAAACCTCGAAGGCGAAAAGCCGAAACGCGGAAGTGGTGTGAACGCTGCGGTTCGGATCGCGTGCCTTCAAGGCAGGCGTTCCTTGCGGCAGGCTCGCGGCGTCAGGCTTTTTCCTCTTTCGCCACATTCACAACTGGCTCATCTTACGCCCGTGCCAAATTTGATCGCCATCGTCGGACGTCCGAACGTCGGGAAGTCTGCGCTGTTTAACCGGATCGCAGGACGCCGCATCGCCATCGTTCACGACCAGCCCGGCGTTACCCGCGACCGCGTCAGCGCAGAAGTCGAATGGGCAGGCACCCCGTTCACGCTCATCGATACTGGCGGCATCGGGCTGCTCCGACGCGAAAAATCGACCGACGTCATCACGCGCGCCGCCCTCGACCAGGTGAATCTCGCGATCGAAGCCGCGAACGTCATCCTGCTCGTGGTCAATGTTCAGGAAGGCATTGTGCCGCTCGATCGCGAGGTCGCCCAGCACCTGCGCCGCAGCAACAAGCCCGTGCTCGTCATGGTCAACAAGGTCGATGAGTTCCGTGCGGAAGCCAATGCGGATGAATTTTCCGCGCTCGGCTTTGACAAGATCTTTCCGGTCAGCGCCATTCATGGAATGGGAATTGACGCTGTAATGACTGAAGCGCTGGGACTCCTGCATCCCCCCGAAGCCGTCGCGCCTGCTGTTGAAGCTGTCGAAGGCGAGGAAATTCCTGTCAGCCCCGACGAAGCCCGCATCCGCACTGAACCGCTCAAGCTCGCGATCGTTGGCCGTCCCAACGTCGGAAAGTCGTCCATCATCAACGCGCTCACACAGTCCGAACGCGTCATCGTCAGCCCGATTCCAGGCACGACCCGTGATGCCGTTGATGTTCCGCTGGAAATCGAAACCGAAGGCAAGCGTCAGAAATATATCCTCATCGATACCGCAGGCATTCGCAAAACCCGCAGCATCAACGATTCGATCGAGTTCTTCAGCGTCAAGCGATCCGAAGATTCCATCGCGCGCTGCGATATTGCCATTCTTGTGCTCGATGCGGAGAGCGGAATCCTGGAGCAGGACAAGAAGGTGGCCGACCGCATCGTTGAGGAACGCAAGGCGTGCATTGTCGTGGTCAACAAATGGGATCTCGTCGAGGAACCCGTCCGCAAGGCGCGTGAGGAGGAGATTGAGCGGCGCCGCCGGAAGGATCATCACGCGCGGGAATTGATGACGACGCTCTCTGACTTCGGCGAGTGGGTTCAGGAGAAATTGTTTTTCCTGGATTACGCGCCTGTGATTTTTACGTCCGCCAAGTCAGGTTTCCAATTGGAGCGGCTGCTGGAAGCTGTGCGGTATGTCGCGGCCCAGTTGCAGCAAAAGATCCCGACGGCCATTTTGAATCGCACGCTGCAGGCCGCGGTTGAGCGCCGGCAGCCGGTGAGCTCCGCGGGGCATCGTTTGAAATTCTTCTATGCCACCCAGGTCCGCCAGGCCCCACCAACGTTCCTGTTGTTTGTGAACCGGGACGAACTTTTTTCCGACCAATATAAGAAGTATCTGGCAGACCAAGTGCGCGTGGCGTTCGGGTACGAAGGCTGTCCGCTCATCTTGGTTCCCAAAGCGCGGCCGCGAACCATCGAGCCTGTTCGGAAGTTCAAGAAGGCCAGCCGCAGCTCTTCCGAGGAGCGCGGCACCCGGGCAGCACGTCCCGATCGTGGCAGGGGCCGCCGCCAGCCAGGGCGCCGCCGCGGGCGCTGACTGCCGCATTTGTGCAGGAAAGGGGAGGGTGATAAGGTCCTTTGGCGTTATTGCTTTTAAAACTTATTCACCACTGAGAATAACCTGTGGAAAACCTCAATTTTTCAGCTCAAATTTTAACGATTTTTTGAGCGAACAAGCCTTGAACAATTTTTTTGAGAATTTGCTTGGCGGCACCACGTGTAGTGATAGAGTTGCGGCGCTCCCCAACTAATTGGGGTGTCTCCGGCCTCGGAAGAGAACCCCGGAGGAACGAATTTGCCAAAAATCTGCTTGAAAACCGCAGTTCTTTCTTTGAGCGCCTCGAAGACAAGAACAGGAAAGGAAAATCGAACCATGATCGACGCTCGCGAGGAAGTCTTGCCGTCTGCCGCCCGGCAGCATCGCCGTCGTCCAGCCAAGGTCGCTGGCACGCGCAATCCCAAGTCCGCGAACGGCTCTGGCCGGCGCATGTTGAAGGTGGCGCGGACTTTCAGTGACGCCAAAGTAAAGCCGTTCGATCAACTCGAGTGGGAAAAGCGCATCGCCGAAATTACGGACGACGCGGGCAAGGTCATTTTCAAGCAGGAAGGCGTCGAGGTCCCGAAGTCATGGTCCGTGCTCGCGACGAAGGTCGTCGTCTCCAAATATTTCTACGGCGAACAGAACACGCCGGAGCGGGAAACGTCGGTTCGCCAGCTCATCCATCGCATCTGTCGCACGATCGCCGATTGGGGTATCAAGGACGGCTATTTCAGCAAGGCGGATGGCGAAGTGTTTTATGACGAACTGACATGGCTCTGCGTCAACCAATATGGCGCATTCAATTCTCCCGTTTGGTTCAACGTCGGCCTGTTCCATCAATACGGCGTCGGCAAGAATTCGGGCAAGGGCAACTGGGTCTACAATCGCAAGACAGGCGAGGCGGAACGCGCCTTCACCCAATACGAATATCCGCAGACCAGCGCGTGCTTCATCCAATCGGTCGACGACAACATGGAATCGATCATGCGCCTGGCCTATAGCGAGGCGATGCTTTTCAAGTTCGGTTCGGGCACGGGCACTGACCTTTCCCCGATTCGTTCGAGCAAGGAGAAGCTGAGCGGCGGCGGACGGCCGAGCGGTCCCATGTCGTTCCTGAAAGTGTACGACCAGGTCGCGAATGTCGTGAAGTCCGGCGGCAAGACCCGCCGCGCTGCAAAGATGAACACGCTGCGCGACTGGCATGGTGACATCGAGGAATTCATCGACGCCAAGCAGAGGGAAGAGAAGAAGGCATGGGCGTTGATCGAGCAGGGTTACGACGGCTCGTACAATGGCGATGCTTATGGCAGCGTGATGTACCAGAACGAGAATCTCTCCGTTCGCGCCAGCGATGAATTCATGCAGTCGGCATTGGAAGGCCGTGAGTGGTGGACCCGTTCCGTTTGCAGCGGCAAACCGCTCCAGAAGAAGGACGCCAACACGCTGCTCAACAAGATCGCTGAAGGCACCTGGGTTTGCGGAGATCCCGGAATGCAGTATGACGGCCCGATTCAGAAATGGCATACGTGCAAGGGCACGGAGCCAATTCATTCAACGAATCCCTGCTCTGAATACGTTTTCATCAACAACACCGCCTGCAACCTGGCGTCGTTGAACCTGATGAAGTTCAAGCGTGAGGATGGAAAATTTGACGTCGATCGCTACAAGGCGGCGGTTCGTATTTATATCACTGCGCAGGAAATCCTCGTCGACAACGCAAGCTATCCCACCAAGGACATTGCGGAGAATTCCCATATCTTCCGCACGCTGGGCCTCGGTTACGCCAATTTGGGATCGCTCATCATGAGCTACGGTTTGCCCTACGATTCCAACGAAGGCCGCGCCCTTGCAGGGGCCTTGACTGCGATCATGACGGGCCATGCCTACGAGCAGAGTGCCGAGATTGCGAGCGCCATTGGAGCCTTTCCGGGTTATCGCGATGCGCGTTGCGCCCACATTTCCAAGCCGCTCGCGAAGGATAATGTCGAATCCATGCTCAATGTCATCAAGCTGCACCGCGATGCCGTCGAAGAGATT
The Verrucomicrobiia bacterium DNA segment above includes these coding regions:
- the der gene encoding ribosome biogenesis GTPase Der translates to MPNLIAIVGRPNVGKSALFNRIAGRRIAIVHDQPGVTRDRVSAEVEWAGTPFTLIDTGGIGLLRREKSTDVITRAALDQVNLAIEAANVILLVVNVQEGIVPLDREVAQHLRRSNKPVLVMVNKVDEFRAEANADEFSALGFDKIFPVSAIHGMGIDAVMTEALGLLHPPEAVAPAVEAVEGEEIPVSPDEARIRTEPLKLAIVGRPNVGKSSIINALTQSERVIVSPIPGTTRDAVDVPLEIETEGKRQKYILIDTAGIRKTRSINDSIEFFSVKRSEDSIARCDIAILVLDAESGILEQDKKVADRIVEERKACIVVVNKWDLVEEPVRKAREEEIERRRRKDHHARELMTTLSDFGEWVQEKLFFLDYAPVIFTSAKSGFQLERLLEAVRYVAAQLQQKIPTAILNRTLQAAVERRQPVSSAGHRLKFFYATQVRQAPPTFLLFVNRDELFSDQYKKYLADQVRVAFGYEGCPLILVPKARPRTIEPVRKFKKASRSSSEERGTRAARPDRGRGRRQPGRRRGR
- a CDS encoding DUF2249 domain-containing protein, encoding MKNTTSIAPALGADRVLDVRAIPCSIKHGLILQTFRDLAVGEYFILVNGHDPVPLYYQFSAEWPGTFKWQHLLKLAEEVHVKITKTAALAGVGENLKSCPSATP
- a CDS encoding FAD-dependent oxidoreductase, with protein sequence MTRNNNARTPLFRSLQQLFGVARLANRRNSPAASELIEMPIRPAVSRRNFLKTSALAAAAVGSGSWLTGCSTPNPRHNTPRIAIVGGGIAGLNAAYKLRKRGLAADIYEASRRTGGRMYSATGLLNPGITTELGGEFVDSNHAEMFALAREFDLKWLDVQGRGEESLNAEAFYFGNTHYTAAQVVEAFRPVATLIAEDFDRMEDVVDFEHEGGARELDRTSLADYFDRIGARGWLRQLLDVAFVTEYGLEANEQSALNMIFMISTDLSAGRVELFGDSDERFKVIGGNQRIVDELARRVQDRIQLEQRLVAVESRGGGYRLVFDQDGTTREVDADIVLLTLPFTMLRQVELKVELPEWKRRAIHELGYGMNAKLMMGTNSRVWRTRGESGNVFSDEPFQLAWDSSRRQPGTVGSLSCYSGGKATDELGRGTAVDQAKRMLPSLDKVFPGVAAQFNGRVERFHWPTHPFTRASYACYRPGQWTTLGNSEGRAVGNLFFAGEHCSYDYQGFMNGGAETGKAAALAIAKAVQQRRAFASV
- a CDS encoding metal-sulfur cluster assembly factor; the encoded protein is MNTIEVNADVILENLRQVIDPEINCNIVDLGLVYSVAMSDGVVTVVMTLTTPGCPMHETICWGVKNVLMSLPGVLDVEVELVWDPPWHPSMMTPAGRQATGASNF
- a CDS encoding vitamin B12-dependent ribonucleotide reductase translates to MIDAREEVLPSAARQHRRRPAKVAGTRNPKSANGSGRRMLKVARTFSDAKVKPFDQLEWEKRIAEITDDAGKVIFKQEGVEVPKSWSVLATKVVVSKYFYGEQNTPERETSVRQLIHRICRTIADWGIKDGYFSKADGEVFYDELTWLCVNQYGAFNSPVWFNVGLFHQYGVGKNSGKGNWVYNRKTGEAERAFTQYEYPQTSACFIQSVDDNMESIMRLAYSEAMLFKFGSGTGTDLSPIRSSKEKLSGGGRPSGPMSFLKVYDQVANVVKSGGKTRRAAKMNTLRDWHGDIEEFIDAKQREEKKAWALIEQGYDGSYNGDAYGSVMYQNENLSVRASDEFMQSALEGREWWTRSVCSGKPLQKKDANTLLNKIAEGTWVCGDPGMQYDGPIQKWHTCKGTEPIHSTNPCSEYVFINNTACNLASLNLMKFKREDGKFDVDRYKAAVRIYITAQEILVDNASYPTKDIAENSHIFRTLGLGYANLGSLIMSYGLPYDSNEGRALAGALTAIMTGHAYEQSAEIASAIGAFPGYRDARCAHISKPLAKDNVESMLNVIKLHRDAVEEIHPSEDFGYLKDEARRCWDGALDRGQKAGYRNAQVTVLAPTGTIAFLMDCDTTGVEPDIALVKYKLLAGGGMLKIVNRTVDQALHRLGYNKTEIQAIIAHVEKFDTIEDVEDNGATVRSGLKPEHLAVFDCAFKAYRGKRSINYMAHLKMMGAAQPFISGAISKTVNMPTECTAADVRDAYIQAWKMGLKCVAIYRDGSKRSQPLNTRKTNEGGEKVSTGSVETASLEGRIKELDLEVAKYREASGKPLRRRLAETRPAITHKFDIAGHEGYLTVGLFEDGNPGELFITMAKEGSTIGGLMDGIGTLTSMALQYGVPLDALVKKFAHQRFEPSGFTKNPEIRNASSITDYVFRWMALQFIPGYRETNSAVRQQPELAMPGLLEELKKKVNRPVPDLAIAEDSEVLNVKTSSGNGQKDRVVRSLSDSVAHFQQDAPTCPNCGHVAVRNGACYKCLNCGESLGCS